Part of the Paludisphaera borealis genome, TGCGGATCATCGTCGTCTTGCCCGCCCCGTTGGGACCAAGCAACCCGACCGCCCCTTCGGGAAGGGCCGTCGACAACCCCGCAAGCGCCGTGATCGCGCCATACGTCTTCGTCAGCTCCTCAAGCTCGATCAACATCGCTCACCAAAGGTCATCGCGAAAGGCTCCTCCCCATCCCACCCACGAAGGCGAAGGATGCAAGGATGGTTCGCCGCCCGTGCCCGATTATTGTCCCGACGCGGCCGGCTCCGCACAATCGGGCTGCCGCCCAATGCGGCCCTCTCTCGAAAGCCGCATCCGGGATTCTTGAAAACATCTTGTAACCAGCGTGATCAATCGAGACTCTGTGTAAAGGGACGGATTACAGGCAAGGAGACCCACATCGATGTCCACGACTGTCGCCACGCATGACGCTCCCTCGCGTCTGACAGGTTTCGCGGGCGAAGGGAGCCCCGATCGTTCCGACGAGGCGCTACTCGATCGGTACTTGAGTGGAGGGGAGAGCGACGCCGACGAGGCGTTCCGCGAGCTGATGTTCCGCCACGGGCCGATGGTCCTCGCCGTCTGCCGGCAGGCGCTGAACGGCTCGCACGACGCCGAGGACGCGTTCCAGGCGACGTTCTTGACGCTCGCGCGCAAGGCGGCGACGATCCGCGACCGTCGGTACCTGGCGGGCTGGCTCTGCGAGGTCGCCCACCGGATCGCCGTCCGGTCGCGCGGCGCGGGGGCTCGCCGCCGCGCCCGCGAGGCCCACGTGCTGGCCATGGCCGACGTGGTCCGCACATCGGAGCAGGAAAACCAGGCCAGCCGCGAGGAGATCCGGCCCCTCATCCAGGAGGAAGTCCGCCTCCTTCCCGAGAAGTACCGGGCGCCGGTGGTCCTCAGCTACTTCGAGGGGAAGTCGAACGAGGAGGTCGCCGAGCTGCTCCAATGGCCGGTGGGGACCGTCAAGGGGCGGCTGTCGCGGGCCCGCGAGATGCTCCGCTCGCGACTGAAGCGCCGGGGTCTCGCGCCCGCGGCGGCCTTCCTGCTCTACGCCCTCGAAACCGAATCGTCCGCCGCGACGCCGATCGAAGCCTCGCTCGCGAACGACGCCCTGCGGACGAGCCTCGGCGCCCGGTCGACTCCCGACGCTTCGAACTCATCCGAACAGACCGCCCGCAAGCCGGCGTCGCACCGGCTGCTCTTCTACCTTCTCGTGCTCGCGACCGCCGCGTCGGCCTTCGGATACGAATACCGAGACTACCTCGGCTCGCTCAAGGCGGCCGACATCTACGACGGCGCGATCGACCTCGTCCCGTTCTCCATGTCATCAGCGCCAAACTGCCACTGAGGCGCGTCGCCGAGAATCGATTACTATCCATCTGGACACTACTCCTGGGAGACGCTAGAGTAGGCGCGTCGCCGATGAGAAGGGGGACGGCCTCCGGATCGCTTCGGCCGGCTCAACGTTCCAATTCAGGTGGACGCAACCTATGAACGGCGAGCGCATCTCTCCCAAAGGGCGGGGGGCGGGGTTCAACCCGCCCAATCGGTTCGACCCGGAGCACCACGAGATCGAGCTGGAGACGTTCGAGGACGACGAGGACTACCTCGAAAGCCTGCGACGACCCGAGACCGAGTTCCTCCCCGACCGCTCGCGGAGCGTGATCGCCGAGAACCAGAGCCCCGATGTCGGCTTCGAAGCCAGTCTCAATCCGTATCGCGGATGTGAACACGGCTGTATCTATTGCTATGCGAGGCCGACGCATGAGTATCTCGGCATGTCGGCGGGACTGGATTTCGAGACCAAGATCCTGGTGAAGCACGACGCGCCGGCGCTCTTGCGGCGCGAGCTGGAATCGCCCAAGTGGCGGCCTCGGGTGCTGTCGCTGAGCGGCGTCACCGACCCCTACCAGCCGATCGAGCGGAAGCTCCGGCTGACGCGGCGGTGCCTGGAGGTGAT contains:
- a CDS encoding RNA polymerase sigma factor, whose protein sequence is MSTTVATHDAPSRLTGFAGEGSPDRSDEALLDRYLSGGESDADEAFRELMFRHGPMVLAVCRQALNGSHDAEDAFQATFLTLARKAATIRDRRYLAGWLCEVAHRIAVRSRGAGARRRAREAHVLAMADVVRTSEQENQASREEIRPLIQEEVRLLPEKYRAPVVLSYFEGKSNEEVAELLQWPVGTVKGRLSRAREMLRSRLKRRGLAPAAAFLLYALETESSAATPIEASLANDALRTSLGARSTPDASNSSEQTARKPASHRLLFYLLVLATAASAFGYEYRDYLGSLKAADIYDGAIDLVPFSMSSAPNCH